The Ostrinia nubilalis chromosome 24, ilOstNubi1.1, whole genome shotgun sequence DNA window gtaggtagtaggtataggCACAGATTAAGTAATAGTACCATGGTATAGGTACGTGGTTTAATATTGACGTTCACACGAActtcccgtttgcagtgtcccacaAAAAAATCGATCCGTCTGAATTTGTAATtcgattcatttattttcatccGTCAAAATATGAACAATTCATTGCGAAAAGAAATGATACTCatcatgtgttaaaccatgtcaaaatgtatgaactgtatgtgactttgttggtgtacctaataaataaataaattcatattttgaTGGTAGTTGTTAAATTCAATAGTATTTTAAGGTAGCAATGCCTAACTTCGGCCCTGCCCGCTACTCGGAAGTGAAACATCCATTTCACAATCCGGACATGGCGCtgcgtgcgcgcgcgcatacGCGATGCGCCACCCTTATTGCGTCACTCGTTGGGTAAGTAAGACGCGAGCTTTTTGCCAAACCAGAGCAAATTTCACTTTCGGACGAAATAGCGGCACGaattataaaaacaaacagTAACATGTTAGGTTACAACTACAAGTGAGAATAGGAATAGAATTGATGATAAACCACCACTTCTAAATAATAATGCGAGTAGATCTGTTATTCAGTTTTAAAGCACTGGAAAATCAGGTTTTATACACGCCTAAAGTGAAAAAATCACCTCATAGTGcctttacaaaaaagttaaacgagCTATGAACACTGGTGAATGTCAATTCAAACTAGTGATCAACgcaactttttgtaataaggccaaTGAAGTCTTCATTTTACTGtaaagaaacattaaattatcttctacTAAGTACTTCACGGTACTACTAACAGCTTAGAGTACCTACTTTGATACCAAGTATATACCCTTTTAAGATTTACtaccaaaatattttataataataggtaGATATGCATTTGAACAAATTATGATTCACTAACAGAGCTTACATCACTAAGAAACAGTATTATTTATGTTACGTCCTACTACGGCACGAGAAAATTCGGCTACGCGGATTTCGTAGCATCTACGACTTGCCACTCGTAGACGTTTTTTATTTGTGAGGAAAAAATACTGTAATGTGAAGGAAAATATCGTGTTGAAGACTTTTTCTCTAAATGGACGCCTGAAACCTTATtgtgaagactttttttaagaGTAGGTAGTATATTTGCAATAATGATGCCAGCAGAGTAGCAAACGCAAAACACTTTACTTACCTGTTATACTCGTACATGAAAACATAAATTACCATAATTATAAAAGACACAAGTACCAGACTGTCTATTACATAATGACTTGgaatttttattaaagttatttaagaATACCGGTAGGAAATTCTAGCACAGAACAATGAGTTGCGAGTTGCAAAACCGGACATTAGTAAACATCAGGCTCCCAACACCTGTCCAGACGGCTACATAACTAACATACTTATGTACCGACTAGCTTGTgaccgcggtttcacccgcttGCATTTCCGTTTGTCACAGTATTCACGAGTTCTGCGTCTAAAATCGATTAGTTATTTGACctaaacaaacataattaattaattgaagcACGTTTAACATAACCTGTAGCATCCGAGAGGATGTGATGTGGTGCAGGCCCGATATGATgcagttctttttttttatgggacaggaggcaaacaagcagtcggatcacctgatggtaagtgattactgTCGCCCATAGACTcccgcagtcccaggggcgttacaggtgcgttgccggcctttagtTAGTTTAGTTCAGGAGAGATCCtgaatattttcatgattcaGGAAATAATGGATTCACAAACCTACATCCCGCTTCATGCCCCAGTTTGTTTTTCTTATAACTTGTGACGACATAGCTACGTTTTGTCCCAAAGTGTGAAACTCGTAGCTGGTAAAGTCAGTAATATTatacgaaaattaattaaaaaatgagtGATTAGGGCGtgaacaaaacaaacaaacagttttaaataaataacgatcAAACAAACAgttgctttcgcatttatataaTGTTTTGGTTAGGATAGTTGATTTATTACCAGGTTGACACCATTGATTGATGTATCAAAGTGCGTGCAGCGAGCACACTAAAAATACCAATTGATTTTTACCAACACAATTTCGACGATCCAAGGATTGCTAGTCCACGCGTGGATTCTGTCGTAATATCGCACTAAATAGCATTGTTAAAGTATAGATTAACTTTACATTAACTTGCAGGATGTAGCTAATAAAGTACCTAGTAACTGTCTGACTGAAGGGAAATGGTTGTTGGGAGATGAGAGATATGAACTCATCATAATTCATCATATTACAGGTCCTCCCATTTATACAGCCATGCTTTGATTTATAGGAAATGTTAGCGAAAACACGtatttttattacctactaTGTTATGTTCCATTCAAACGAAGGTTCTTCTCTTTCACGCaagttaaataaattgttaaaatgtcTGGTCAGACGTAACGTAGGTATCTATTTAAATTGATTCCAGAGAATAatactaaggcccgattcgaaaaaacttttatccgagaataactcctggtataactggcaaattaacagtttcagtatgggaaaattatgtcaaaactgtcgatttattctgagattaatatttactcttatttggtcgaatccacccttaggtAGATAAGTTGCAGACAAGTAATTATACTTTTGAAAATACACTACAATGCAAATATTTTGAAAGATATGGAGTTTCTTGcctcaaataataaataaatatccttggacattttacactgcgcctctacttagtcccaaactaagcaaagctcgTACTAAGTAAAACAAGACACATAATTGGTATCACATTCCAGCGAATACAAAGgtaaaaaactgttgtttttatttgttttatttgttatttaagaaaatattaatgCCCATTGAAATTATTCCCCAATTCTTAACGATATGTAAGTTGCATCAACTCTACCCATAGCGTAAAACAAGCATTTCAACTAGCTCGTATCCAAGCACTCGAGAagtttttgattgaataacttcGTACACCACAAAGTATCTATTAGCTTGATTTATATGACACAATTAGCGCCCAATCAGTCGcacaaaacaataattattgtCATAAAGCTTAACTCACTCTCACCTCCTGGACTttcttaaatgaaaataaatactttgCCAAGTATGAAAGCCATCGGGAGTCCGGTCACGCGCAGGCGCCGCGTGCCTTGCCGCCCAAAGGATCTCGGTATAAAAACCAAGcccattgaaaaattaaatcattGTTGTTCCATTAACCGGCCGGGCCGAACGTCAATTAATTATATCTaatgtcaaagtgaaaaataaaaacatgaagTGGCTCATCGTTCTCGCTTCCGCGGCTCTCGTGCACGGCTACACCCTAAAGGACAATGAGGTGGAGACCGCTCGATTGAACACCAGTGATGATTTGCTAGACAGTGTTATCAGTGATTGTTTCGGGTCTGACACGCCGATGTCATGCCTCAAAGTGAAAGTTCTCTCTTTCCTGGACACCAAGTTGGGAGTCAGCTCGGAGTCTGCGCGGGCTATGGATGAGAAGAACATCGACAAGGTGATCTTCGAACGCGTTGGAAGGATCCTGAACAACAACGAATTCAGGGTTCAACTGCCGGAATTCCTCTTCCAAAGTGCCGAGGTCTCTTACAGAGCTGATCGCGGGTTCGATGTGGATTTCCCTGAGACTGACAGTGAAAATGGCGAAGGTAAAATCTAACTCTaagctatcttacctctaaaaTACTCTCCTTCAGGACTAATAACGCTATATTCCTTTCAGCTCGTGGCATCTTGAAGAAGAAGCTGCTGCTGCCAGTCCTTCTTCTGCTCAAGCTGAAGATGAAGGCTCTGATGCCGATCCTCGTCGCCCTCATCGGCATCAAGGCCATCAAGGCCCTCATCCTTAGCAAGCTGGCCATCACTCTCGTCATCGGATTCTTGGTTTACAATCTGCTGATGAAGAAAGGAGGTAAGATACATAAAAACACCATTAAAAATCCTGCAATGATAAAGTTCAGCGGGACAACctgataaaagtagcaggaaggcgctggatgcaggccgctaccaaccgtgcgatgtggaagtaaTTGGGGGAGtcattgttcagcagtggacgtcctgtggctgaaataatgatgatgatgatgatgatgaatgataaagtaggtaattaggaTAATAACAATGAATATTCAAATTCCAGGTATGCCTATGATGATGGCCCCCACCGAGGCTGCCCCGCCAGCGCCTCAATACGGCCCACCAGCGTCGCAGTATGGCCCGCCGCAATCCACTCCTGCCGCTCCTCAGGATTCCTACGGCGCGCCTTGGGAACCCTCCAGCTCGGGACCCTACGCTCGCGTTTGGGACCCCTCCCAGCTTGCCTACAGCTCGTATTTCCCTAGCGAAGGATCCTCCGCTGCATCTGACCAGTCTCCTTCATACTCCAGCGTAGCGTCCATCTCCAgctcgtcatcatcatcatcacccacCTACTAAACCAACGATACCTCATAAATAACTCCCTCTGTAAATAGAACACGAACGAATGGCTAGCGTCTATGTCtagttagttatttattacgatatttaatttatttattgaacacGAATAAACTGATGTTGTTTTCATTGTGTTTTTCAATACCTTGTTAACAATGGGATTCACCAGAATCCAAAATATATCAAAATCCAGACACCACTTTAACAGAGGCCAGAAACTATCCCCTAAAAATATAGAAACAATTGTTTTGAAGAACCTGCCTCTTACTCTCCTAAATCccttataaaatacaaattaaacggATAAAATGGTATCAATCAAAACCACGTAGGTGTCACGTCTACAGGCATGTGCTATACCGAATGTATATATACTGTATCTATACCGAAAACCTATCCAGTGACATAAAATACAGAACATTAATTTCTTTAACCACATTCTGGCTGGATGGATACTGAGCGATATTCTTTTGCAGACCATAATATTGCTACCTATTTAATTAATAGGCGCATATACTACCGATTTTAGTCGACCGATAGTtggccctcagatcatagatctatgatctgaggttgggcccgattctaatttgtatgaagaatcggccgttcgattgcgcactttcatacatgtccataccgattaacagcccgaccctactatcggccgacgaaaaatctgTAGTCTGCGGCTAGGCACTAGGCACTTAGGTAGTTAACAAAAGTCTTTAAGTCAGAAAACGGAAGGGTCAATGAAACTCGATAATAGACCACCCTGTGACTACCAATCAGCGACACATTTTCACACTAATGAGTCCTTCCTGAGAAACGCTGTCTGTAAACGTGACTCGGTCATAATTTTCACTTTGCCTTTTAGGACCAATGCAATGTAAGGGCGTGTCCAACGTTGAATTACCAGGCCAGCAtcaagtcagtcagtcaatgtACCAGAGACATACACTCCCTGAGCTGGCCAGACAGTTTGGGAGGttagttatcatcatcattaagcCACAGGCTGACTAGGGCTCCTCCCAttacttccacatcgcacggttggtagagcggcctgcatccagcgcctccctacTACCTTTATCACGTTCGTTATATTATCACCAAAATATTATGATAGGACTTATAGGATAGCCAATACACCAACGTGTAagtttaaagaaaattattcaCAGTTTAGATTTAATGTAGCCTAGTCGCTTAGACCTACTTGTTCTACAGTCACCtacagaaagaaagaaaagctTAATTTTCCAAAGTgttaatagcacagaataataggCATAGAGCTTAACTGAGGGAACCCCTTGTAATGAAAGCTTCAAGTTAGAGTTATCACGGTACATTACGTCTGAAACTGAAGTCTACAGTATTCTTCAGTCACCTGCTAAGTTTCACAATAGAATTAGgagaataaaacaaatgaatcacctttaataaatattttattttatttatttcaatacttGATTACATACCGGTTTATAGGTAGATAGTGTTAGAGAAgtggtaaaaatattatttcgaaACATGTTATTAATGTGAAAAAGTGGAAAAATATGGTTCTAGAATGGTGTCATAAGGTTTTGCTATTATTGTCACGAGTGTATCAGCCCCTAACCGTTTAACTCAAAATACCTACAATCATTTTCAGTTAAGCCGGGTCCAGACgggtaagggggcgtccattaattacgtgagacaattttgacgatttttcaacccccacgcccttggtgagatttggtgagatttttccAGACCTGAagtttaagttttaaaatagttattaataCCTTATACTTAGGTACTGAATAGTTCATTAGTCTAGTGCCCAAActgtaaataggtacttatgtagctgatacgtaggtacctattgtaCTAAGAGGAGTTAAACAATTAGGATAGAAGCCGATTTGGATTTATAAAATTCATTTCATTAAGTTTTATAACTACGaagataggtaggtaataaaCGTTTATAGACTTTCAGAATAGTGAAGTGAAATGGTAAAATGGATTAATATTTCTTTAGATTAAGTACGTActtaagtatacagggtgtgaaAATGCATCACAAAGCCTGGAGCTTTGCATTTACATCTAATCGAGAGAGATTTTCCCACGAAATATTTAGTGGGTAAACAATTTCATTTTTgaacataaaatacataatatactacGGTATGTAACACATGATcctatttacatttaaaatttgttgataGAGGAGGTATCTAAATTGGAAAGGTTAAAGCTATATTTCACAGCCTTCGACTAAGGAGTGTGTAAATGTAGTGGTGTGGATTCTCAGACATGCTGAATGGTAAACGAGAAATGTCTCAAAAATTCTAGGGCCCAGCAATCTGATTATGTGTTGGGCAATTCAAGGGCCAAGCAAGGTATCTTTTTTTTGTGATGGACTGTCGCTGAAGCGCGCAGGTCGCCACGCAGTGATTCATGGTGCTGTATCACTGCTCATACTAGTGAATTTGTTAGGCGGCAACTTTTGGAAAAGCTGACTTTATCATAGATCTCATAAACCAGGAAAATCTACACTTTCCTCCAAGAAAATCCACAAGTAGTTGCACAATAAATTAAGACGTatggtagtaataaaacaatttgttttACAACCATgcgtcttaggctgagttgcaccacctaactttgaccgtaactatgacgataaccggtgttttttgtatggagtttgacagatttttgacgtttgtaaaagttaaagtaagatggtgcaacccacccttaataTGTTAATTTTAACATGCTCTTCACGTCCATATGTTGGTCCCTTTAACATTGCTTGAAGAATTAACTTCTGGTGAAGTGACACAGATTTTTTGGGATATTCTAAATGAAAGTATCTCAGAATCCACCCGACTCATAGTTGACCTATAATAATGAAGAAGTGATTAGCAAGACATGAAAAAGATTACAATATGATAAAGATAAAGACTTCTAAGTTAATTTCAggattcaataaataataaatactaactTATTTACTTGATTTTACTGAGTGTCGATTTTCATTATGAACTCCCATTTGCATAAATTCTAACAAATCAGTTGGAAGGTAGGcatacaatttatatttttaatcgtCACAGtatctttaaattatttatttattgaaccaTGAAATTAAACTATTGTATGAAGAGTACAAGCACATACTGGTGTAAAATGCGAGTAAAAAGATATGTTTTAAGGACTGAGGAGGTATTTTTGAAGCACAAGAATTTTTGTGCTAATTCACTGCGAGCGAGGAGCGACAGTACGTCTcctgaataaatagattttaagttattgtttttttaatcgCTACTTTTATCAAAATATGGAAAtcctaatttattttcaaattccTACTTCTTTATTGTCATCGGATAGGTTAACTAATGATTAAAATTTATTGAGGTTGATTGTTCCTTGCCTGTAGACAATGTCTTTTGATTCGAATCGTGATCGATTCGCTACGACAAGTATCCGTTCGAAGATACAAAATGTAGCTAT harbors:
- the LOC135083740 gene encoding uncharacterized protein LOC135083740; its protein translation is MKWLIVLASAALVHGYTLKDNEVETARLNTSDDLLDSVISDCFGSDTPMSCLKVKVLSFLDTKLGVSSESARAMDEKNIDKVIFERVGRILNNNEFRVQLPEFLFQSAEVSYRADRGFDVDFPETDSENGEARGILKKKLLLPVLLLLKLKMKALMPILVALIGIKAIKALILSKLAITLVIGFLVYNLLMKKGGMPMMMAPTEAAPPAPQYGPPASQYGPPQSTPAAPQDSYGAPWEPSSSGPYARVWDPSQLAYSSYFPSEGSSAASDQSPSYSSVASISSSSSSSSPTY